agagatgaatgtactttgtgCGAAAaggaaatcaatcccagaataacaggcaaaggaccttgtgaagaggaggaaacaggtacaaaagtatctcatatcgatataacctgaaaggcgctagcaaggaagaagccactgctcaaaacCGATAAAAGACTATGGttctgcaactgcacatggggaaaagattgtattttggagaaatgtccttggtctgatgaaacaacaatagaactgtttggcataATGACTAATCGTTAGGTTTGGAGGAAAAGTGGGCTTGCATGTCGAAGCACACTCATcccaaaccgtgaagcatggggggtggcagcatcatgctgtggtggtgctttgtgCAGAGGGACAACAATCAGATGGATATGAGGAAGGGAAAATtagtggatatattgaagaacaTCACAAGATAtataggaagttaaagcttggtagaAATGggtttcaaatggacaatgaaccccaagcatacttccaaagttttttgaaatggcttaaggacaacaaagttaaggtattggagtggccatcacaaagccctgacctcaatcctatagaaaatgtgtgggcagaactgaaaagcgtgacAAGTGAGGCCTAAAACCGAAAGttaaagctctgtcaggaggaatgggccaaaaattcacctgaacttattgtgggaatcttgtggaaggctacttctagaaacgtttgacctaagttaaacaatttaaaggcaatgctaccaaatactcattgagtgtatgtaaactctgacccactgggaatgtgatgaaataaataaaagctgaaataaatcattcttctactattattctggacatttcacattcttaaaataaagtggtgatcctaactgacctaaaacagggaattcatactaggattaaaatgtcaggaattgtgaaaaacggagtttaaatgtattgtaagtgtatgtaaacttccgaacaACGTATATAGGTGACTACTTTTATGGCTTGGTAAAGGTAGTTATGGACGAATATTCATGTAATTGATACATGATTTGGTTTTCAGGTCTGAATGAGTCTGAGGCTGAGATTCAATCAGATGCGCATTTTCCACGACACCCGGCGATGCACCTTTTTAAAAGCAATTTTCTGACTTGGTGGAGATGAAGAATGGTAAAGATGGATGTAGCTAAAGTGTAAAATGACCTTTAACAGTCAATTTGGGTGCTAATCGACAATGCGCTTGATTGAATTTATCGGACAGGAAAACCATCAGAAACAGAGCAGTCCTCCAGGAGTAGTTAGAAAACCCTGTTCATCAAACAGCAAGGGTGGAGAAATAACAGGGTTCAGAACACCACCACAGGAAGCATCTGATTGGTCAGAACATGAACACGAGCCATCTGATTTGGTTAGGAATATGACCACAGACAGTTGAACCACAAAAAAAGAGtccacaaaaagagagagagagaaacagtggtTAGGAACAGAGCCACTTGATTGGTTAGAACATGACCACAGAGCCACTTGATTGGTTAGAACATGACCACAGAGCCATCTGATTGGTTAGAACATGACCACAGACAGTTAAACCACAAAGAGATAAGAGCGAAGAGAAACAGTGGTGGGAACAGAACaaagaaacacaaccaaaacaggTTCTGTATAAACTGGACCAGACCGCAGGTAGTAAAACTATTACAAACCACAGACAGAACGCGGGTAGAGAATCAGACAAACCAATAAGACACAACCTGTGACACTCTTCTGGATGAGAGAACATATAACCATCAAACTCTTACTGACACTAAATACAATTTACAATGGAAACGTAATACAAACGGCAACCTATTCATATAGTGACTTCTTTGACTACTTAGAGCAAAATAAGTAAATTTAATTATATAGAAAataggtgctatttgggatgcattaTAAAACTTGGTCCATAAAAATAGTGGCTTCACCATACAGGATTACAATCTCATACAGATCTGATATAAATACTTATAGTGAATCTAATATAAAAACAATCACATTGCCATGGCAACTAATGATCTGTGATTGGGTAAgaacaggaagagaggaggagggagagggagaagaggagagggagtaggggtggagggagaggaggagggggagtagggatggagggagaggaggggaggaggggaggaggagagggggagattggaggaggaggagggggtggagggagaggaggagggagtgggaggaggggggaggaggaggagagggagtaggggagggagaggaggagtggagagggtgggagggagaggaggaggagggagaggagggggaggaggagggagaggaggagagggagaggttggaggaggtggagggagaggaggaggagggaggagggggaggaggagggagaggaggagagggagaggggtgggagtggagaggaggagaggggaggaggaggaggggtgggagggagaggaggaggagggagtagggtgagggagaggaggaggagggagagagagaggtggagggagaggaagaggagggagaggaggagagggagtaggggtggagggagagggaggagaggaggaggaggagggtgggagggagggagaagaggaggagtggagaggggtggagggagaggaggaggaggagtagggtggagggagaggaggagaagagggagtaggggtggagggaggagggagaggagagaggtggggtggagggagaggggtggagggagagggtggagggagtaggtgagaggagagagaggagggagagggagagggagtggaggggagaggaggagagggaggagggtggagggagaggaggagagggagaggggtgagggagtaggggtggagaggaggaggaggaggagggagaggaggagagggagtagggtggagggaggaggaggaggagggagaggaggaggagggagaggaggagagggagtagggggtgggagggagaggaggaggagggagaggaggagtggaggagggggtggagggagaggaggaacggagagggaggagaggaggaggttgaACACCACTAACGCTATTGGTATTAAGTAGGATGAAGTGTTGAACAACACTTCCCAAAGCCGCCAAGCCCAAGGCAGCCAAGGCCAAGAAGGCAGCCCCCAAGAAGAAGTAAACCTATTACAAACAGTGTTCTACTCGACACATGTTGTACcacaaaaggctcttttaagagccacccacctcTTTCCATAGAAAGCGCATTGATTTCCATGTACTACCTGTCGTGGAAAAGAAATTACGCACACTAGGCTACTTTTACGCACACAACATTGTCCCACTCTGGGTGTGTGCGAAGGGAGAGGCATATAATAGAGGGCCAAAATGGCTCAGAAATTCGACCTCacgagtgcaccctcaccagccatttttatatatgagccactgggctattcccgttcagaggcaggctgctgtgatgtgttacaagtgccatgtaataacaataacaatactatagtggcttcgaaTTGAAACTCACGAGTGCACCCTCAACAGCCATTTTTATATATGAGCCACTGGGCTATTcccgttcagaggcaggctgctgtgatgtgttacaagtgccatgtaataacaataacaatactatagtggcttcgatttcaaactcaagagtgcaccctcaccagctgtttgtttcccatttggagagaaataatgtgTGGATGTCATTTCGGACATTTTGGCGCCACGCGaaatgacacaaagtaacaaagtcggagggaaacaaagtagcctctcactcgctgcctgtgggtgggaaccggcttagggctgtctgtctgtccatctgtctgtccctcGCTCCAATTGGATAAGGCCACACCGGCCCGGTGGCCAATCGTTGCCTCTTGTGGCGAGGTATATGTACGGCTCTCGAAGTGGCGAGCGGCTCATTCAGACTTTCTGTGACTTTCTCAAGCTACCAATATGAGCGGAAGAGGCAAAACCGGAGGCAAGGCCAGGGCGAAGGCAAAGACCCGTTCATCCCGTGCTGGCCTCCAGTTCCCCGTGGGCCGTGTGCACAGGCTGCTGCGCAAAGGCAACTACGCCGAGCGTGTGGGCGCTGGCGCACCAGTCTACCTGGCCGCCGTACTCGAGTACCtgactgctgagatcctggagttggcCGGCAACGCTGCCCGTGACAACAAGAAGACTCGTATCATCCCCCGTCACCTACAACTGGCCGTCCGTAACGACGAGGAGCTGAACAAACTGCTCGGCGGTGTGACCATCGCTCAGGGTGGTGTGCTGCCCAACATCCAGGCAGTCCTACTCCCCAAGAAGACCGAGAAGGCAGTCAAAGCCAAGTAAATTCGCTACTGCGACTTCAACTTGACTACTCaacccccaaaggctcttttaagagccaaccACCTAGCTCTCCAAAAGCGCAAAGTACCTTTCTATGACCGCAATACATtgagtgggtgtatacacaaCTATTTCGACATTCTGTGCCCACATGAGGCCTTGCATGAACAACAACACCTACTTGGCCTcatttgccatagcaggctagcattagatGATACGTGCCTataagttctatatcgtggagctccgccccataggggagctatgctcctagtggtttaccctctgccctagggcagaacagcctgaaaacaaattatgcacacacctacagccaataggagtacaggtgtccctatataaggaaccccgttccatcaatctgtctcccattatcttcagcgactggactagagaaGAAGCCTTACGAAGACTCAGGAAGATTTTCGTCGTTGATATCCAGCCATCAACGTCTtcctacaatgagcacaccaagcttacccatagggtaagtatttaacaaaagctcttttcagagctcaatgtcgctgttcccCTTGGCGGCTGTCACCCCCCCCCCGAATTATGTTTCGTGGGTTGAGGGACACAGCATGCCAGGGACGGCCTCATTaatcccccactatgcgccagctgcgcctccttttttgaaggagtggaagcagcgttgggcatttttagggaggatattcctcttgaggatgtgctatcaATGTTAGTCTCAGCGctgaggcatcatctgaaggcgctgactcaggagatgacagggctattggggaagaaatgaatattctattggaacaattcattacactgacccagatgtttaacacccctttTCTTTCAGGAAATTGTGAGGTCattacatccctggatgatgacgccacagcctctctgtgctctgaATTTTCAGAtctcattgagtgggctgctaaacagtgggagattaagctgcccctattccctccaacccggaagtggatatgatggagggcggccgtTACTCTCGCTACAACTTGGCGTCAGACGGCGTTctccagcagcaagggagcgggcaTCGCCCCCCCCTGCAGCGCCAGAGGTGCCGGCGAGAGAGGGATTaaagcgtcatcctggcatcacccgaagggcggccagaagagacgccgtttatgacaggcgagggggagagaacggaagacggcacagcgcccgctgtgaccgagcccactgtccccccactctaccgttgagtgtatggaggagaatgtttttgttgatgtgtgtaataaagagttggctctacttgacactgtcaaaaagagccccttttccataatacatccgagagcgttcgaccttcctcactctcgctctctctcttaccactatgagtgcagctcagcccaccatggtgcgttgctgaatgcacacataaggcaggtatataaaaagtattaagtgtaccttataaagacctcactttacagactcctaggagtgccgtagtgagtgtctcacatagcaggctgcagtctcagccagataatggcatgatgacgcgaccgctatccgggacggcgctctgtctcaggctaacgcctcagtcagtgcagttcagacccgtgctgcgttcacggagggcctgattactaCGGTTACGGGCGTAACCACGTATCGGAGCCCacgtttctctcagaacgcgctgataaTAACCACGTTGGGGGtggcgcactatcacagactaaggtctcggttagtgcgatccagacccatgctgcgttcacggagggcccgattaccacggtgacGAAGTTTCctagtgtatcggcgcccccacttctttctgaacgcgctaatactcaccacactgagcgtagttcagcccaccagaggtgcagagctgaacgcacacaggaggtgaagggaggaaagATACCAAGACTGTTTTTCCCCCCTGTTTTTCCCCCCTACTCCACTGTTCAGGGTGTAGAGggctgtgttgttacattgtgtgAATAAAGAGATTGTTCTCATTGACATTGTCAAAAGAAGGACAATTATTCCATAAGGTTCGGAACACTCCACGTTCTATGTTTTCTCCCTCACCATCTTGAGCGCAGCCCAACCCACTTAGAGTTGTAGCTGAGCGTGCTCAGGAGAGGAAAGGGGTAAAGGTAGCAAGGcgcagccttagctcacctagtgaagatctcttactacagactcctaggagctctgtagtaaagtTTTCACGTAGTAGGCAGTTGCctctgtcccaatgtgacatgaaggcGCAGCCGCTAGCCGGGAGTGACGTCTTactgcaggctaatgcctcagtcaGTACAGATCAGACCCGTGCAACGTTCACGAAGAGCGGGAATACCAGGGCTACTAAGGTAGCCAAGGTATGGACGCCTCCGGTATATTCTGAACGTATCAATGCCCATGGCTCTGAGCGCAGCTCACCACACATTGAGTGTGTCAGTGAACAGCCGCATAAGACCAGTGAAGAGGCATTGTGGCACCACCGTGTGGTGTCAGTCAGAGATCACATCTTTCAGCTGAGTTCTGTAAAAGATAAGTCTCATGCCAAGCGGCAgcctcagtcagacaatgacatgatgacgcaatcgcttctggggagagcgctctgtctcaggccagtacctcagacagtgcagttcagacccgtgctgcgttcacggagggcctgattactaCGGTTATGGGCATAACCACGTTTCGGCCCCCGTTTCTCGCAGAACGCGCTGATAATAACCACATCGGGGGTGGCGCACTATCATAGACCAAGGTCTCTGTTAGTAcgacccagacccatgctgcgttcaagaagggcccgattaccacggtcatgaaggtgcccagtgtatcggcgcccccactttcTCCTGAACGCGCCCAGGCGCAAAGGATACCTCACATTCAGCAGGCAGCTGTCTCggtcccaatgtgacatgaagacgcagccgctagccgggaatgacgccttgctgcaggctaatgcctcagtcggcgcagttcagacccgtgcgacgttcacggagagcgggaataccaggGTTACAGGTGTAACCTAGGTACTGACGCCTCCGGCTTATTCTGAATGTATCAATGCCATGGCTCTGAGCGCAGATCACGACACATCGAGTGTGTCGTTGAACAGCCGCTTAGGAACAGTAAAGAGGCATTGTGGAACCACAGTGTGGTACCGGTCAGAGATCACGCCTTTCAGATTCTGTTGAGTTCTGTAAAGGATAAGTCTCATGCcaagctgcagtctcagtcagacaatgacatgatgacgcaatcgctttctaagaagagcgctctgtctcaggccagtacctcagacagtgcagttcagacccgtgctgcgttcacggagggcaagaTTACTGCAGTTACGGTCGTAACCATCGTATCAAGCCCCGATTCACCCAGAACGAGCTGATGGGTCCTCTCCCTTTTAAAAAAAAGGGGGGCCCACCTTGGGCTATTTCACCaacccagtgctggggaatagcggagGCGTGGGCCATAGAGGAGGGGTGTACGAGTTCAAGAGGATGCcgttgggtacgccctggcacctagaacgttttccaaatgtgtggaggcggcattggaaccgctgcgttgtcaagggataaggatattagcctacctagacgacctgcgagttttcgccccgtcagcagagctgacgTTTACttacacgacacagacagtgattcatctcacgcgtctggggttcgctgtgaattggaaaaggagtgcaccctggcccagtcatcagatagtctacctgggactacagctagacactgtaatgatgagggcgcgaatttcggaccctcgaagggcagcattggtACTAGCCCTGAGGGAGTGTAGTCCGAATTACACAGTAacggcgctatcgatcatgtcacttttgggtctcatgtcggcagcccacCCTGTGGTCAAGTTTCTCCCTGAGACAACAGGACGATCCGCCATtgggaagagacgcattcgcgcactGCCCGTGGCCGAAAGTTTATGTCTGATAAGCAGAAAGCGCCATCCACCATTCGAGTGTTGCAGTGGCAttttcagctggtcatgaagggtttaacgTTCAATCACACATTGGTGAAACGTTTTTATTGGGAATGCAACGGCTTAGGCTAAtgcctagagctacgctgcccCGATGGGTTTTGGCCTTagttctcgaagcgctatgtaagtcgccgttcgagccattgaatcaaatacccctcaaaatgctgtctatcaagacggcgctgttgctcgccttgactaccgtTGTGCtcagtacgcgctttggcgtgttacattGAGTGCACAgtagcgattaggtcatcgcctcagctgtttgtgtgtcacggtgcggctgcattgggtagaccactttcaaaacagcgattgcCTCATTGGccttgtgaaggcattgagacggcgtACGAGGCGGCGGGGCAACAATCGCCTCAGGGTGTTAAagcgcactccactcgtggagtagcagcttctactgccctcttcagaggtacagaggtaatggatatttgtagagcggcgtcttgggtgacaccgtctccttttattcGTTGCTATttgttggatatgtcttctaactctttggctcgatctgtactcagcgtggctgaagggagatcttgagaaggaaacagagaaagaaagcaggattgtgaccatgttcatGAATCCGCTTCTATTAGAAGAAACATATTATGGCACGTTTTTCCAACTCTTTGAGCTCGgtcggcattcagcagagctgaaaggcgattttgagctaaagggagaggacagagcaggaccttggacaggttccaatcaggtccgccttGGTTAGGAAAACGTGTTATGTCAGGCCAATGACTAGGGCTACGCTGCCCcgatgggatttggctttggttctcgaagcgctatgtaaggcgccgttcgagccattgaatcaaatacccttcaaaatgctgtctatcaagacggcgctgttgctcgccttgactactgctaagcgggtcagtgatttgagtgcactgtcgacgagacccgactgccttgccattaatggcgatttcagcagagcggtgttacgtcccaacccggcatttgtgccgaaggttattaacagtgcatatagatcacagaccgtggaattgtgggtttttatccccctccccagggggagaggagtgagaaaaaGATTCATTGtttgtgcccagtacgcgctttggcgtgttacgttgagcgcacagcagcgattaggtcatcgcctcagctgtttgtgtgtcacggtgcggctgcattgggtagaccactttcaaaacagcgattgtctcattggctttgtgaaggcattgagacggcgtacgaggcggcggggcaacaaccgcctcagggtgttaaagcgcactccactcgtggagtagcagcttctactgccctcttcagaggtacagaggtagtggatattggtagagcggcgtcttgggtgacaccgtctccttttattcgtttctatctgttggatatgtcttctaactctttggctcgatctgtactcagcgtggctgaagggagatcttgagaaggaaacagagaaagaaagcaggattgtgaccatgGTCATAAATCCGCTTTTATTAGAAGAAACATATTATAGCACGTTTTCCAACTCTTTGAGCTCGgtcggcattcagcagagctgaaaggcgattttgagctaagaggagaggatagagcaggaccttggacaggttccaatcaggtccgcccTGGTTAGGAAAACGTGTTATGTCAAGAATAGGCTTTTTTACCTTTCAAGCTCGATTGCACTCAGTATAGCTGAAAGAGAATCTTGAGCTAGAGGAAAGAGAAGCAGGACGAtagacaggtctctatcaggtccgcttcggATGAAAAGCTAtctgtggcatgtctcttgactcaaggtcagtacatagagacatgtattgaactgacagaatgtgaggtcatctatctgttTCAGATAGTAGGACTtttatattttgttcctgcctactaatctatGGGTTCCATAGAGTGAGTAAGGCGTTTTGTTGGACACTTAATGTAGAGTGACTGATGTCATTACATTAGTGGACGATAGTGTTTTGAGGCACGGCTATCTGTTGGTACAGATTAGCACGGCGtctattctgatgatctgcccaATAGCCATTGACATTGTCATTGAGTTAGATGGGGGCGGGtctataaccgatgacgcggtatattgtgacgccctgaGGGGTTCCTTAGTCGCGGTACTGCGgaaattggttgcagccattgctgggcttgacctATTCTCATTTTTGAATGGgatgtgttaggctcggcagggggtacattttggagcgtttcgctccgccgtaaaccactaggagcatagctcccctatggggcggagctccacgatatagaacgactagttaccggagtgtaactccagttctatgagtggagcggagccccataggacttttCGGCCCTGCCGATCCTCTctagtcgctgaagataatatctcgggagacagattgatggaacggggttccttatatagggacacctgtactcctattggctgtaggtgtgtgcataatttgttttcaggctgttctgccctagggcagagggtaaaccactaggagcatagctcccctatggggctccgctccactcatagaactggagttacactccggtaactagtcgctgtcactcttgactttggcgactattattgcgcgtaaagggccggcggcgtcctattgcgcgcgcACCGGGAGTTTGAGTTTTGGAGAGGCCGGG
This window of the Coregonus clupeaformis isolate EN_2021a unplaced genomic scaffold, ASM2061545v1 scaf2900, whole genome shotgun sequence genome carries:
- the LOC121558502 gene encoding histone H2A, with the translated sequence MSGRGKTGGKARAKAKTRSSRAGLQFPVGRVHRLLRKGNYAERVGAGAPVYLAAVLEYLTAEILELAGNAARDNKKTRIIPRHLQLAVRNDEELNKLLGGVTIAQGGVLPNIQAVLLPKKTEKAVKAK